The genomic window GACAGGCCACGACACCGACAGCGACACCATTCTGGGGCTCGAGGCGGGCGCAAACGACTATGTCACCAAGCCGTTCCGCTTCGCCGTGCTGCTGGCGAGAATCCGCGCCCAGCTTCGCCAGCATGAGCAGAGCGAGGACGCGACCTTCACCGTCGGCCCCTATGTGTTCAAGCCGGGCCAGAAGCTGTTTCACACCAGCGACGGCCAGAAGATCAGGCTGACCGAAAAGGAAGCCTCGATCATCCGCTATCTTTACCGCGCCGGACAGAAGGTGGTAACCCGCGACATGCTGCTGGAAGAGGTCTGGGGCTATAATTCCGGGGTGACGACGCATACGCTCGAAACCCATGTCTACCGCCTGCGCCAGAAGATCGAGGAAGATCCCTCGAATGCGCGTATTCTGGTGACCGAAAACGGCGGCTACAAGCTGGTGCCCTGACGCGACGTCGATGCGTTCGGGCGAGGGGGACGAAAATGGCACTGTCTGAGGACATCGCGACGCTGCGCCGCGCGGAGCTTTTTTCCGGCTTTTCGGTCGAACAGCTTCGCCTTATCGCCTTTACCATAGCGCGACGCTCGCTCGGCGCGGGCGATATGCTGTTTGACGAGGATGACGATAGCGCCGGCGCCTATATGCTCGAAAGCGGCCATCTGGATCTTGAGGCGGGCGGCCGTTCGGCCGGCATTGCGGGGCCGGGCAGCCTGCTTGCCGAGGCCGCGCTGATCAGCCCCGTGCCCCATCGCTTCGCCGCCCGCGCCGGCGCGC from Martelella sp. NC20 includes these protein-coding regions:
- a CDS encoding response regulator transcription factor, giving the protein MTERTILLVDDDADLRETLVEQLELYDEFILRSADCAAKSLKMLREEQIDLLIMDVGLPDMDGREAIKIARKNGYKAPIIMLTGHDTDSDTILGLEAGANDYVTKPFRFAVLLARIRAQLRQHEQSEDATFTVGPYVFKPGQKLFHTSDGQKIRLTEKEASIIRYLYRAGQKVVTRDMLLEEVWGYNSGVTTHTLETHVYRLRQKIEEDPSNARILVTENGGYKLVP
- a CDS encoding Crp/Fnr family transcriptional regulator; protein product: MALSEDIATLRRAELFSGFSVEQLRLIAFTIARRSLGAGDMLFDEDDDSAGAYMLESGHLDLEAGGRSAGIAGPGSLLAEAALISPVPHRFAARAGAPSEILLIRREQFLRLIEEYPDIGREMENRLRQSFADLVGALGAVKTRLSDF